The following coding sequences lie in one Arachis hypogaea cultivar Tifrunner chromosome 9, arahy.Tifrunner.gnm2.J5K5, whole genome shotgun sequence genomic window:
- the LOC112709786 gene encoding phosphatidylcholine:diacylglycerol cholinephosphotransferase 1 → MDGGAPTLSADSAAAAAAATTAKTKTQTPALANGAVKRRNGGNNRTEAAANGVKVMAAKKALHYHSYSRPSFLKWRLQDAVYVATHHWMPCLFAVGLLFFMAVEYTLRMVPPSSPPFDLGFIATRSLHHLLQDSPNLNTVLAFLNTVFVGMQMIYIMGAWLIEGRPRATISALFMFTCRGILGYSTQLPLPQGFLGSGVDFPVGNVSFFLFFSGHVAGSVIASLDMRRMKRHELAWLFDVLNLLQAGRLLGTRGHYTIDLAVGVGAGILFDSLAGKYEEFSQSKLLSLNGDHINGVANHTKRNLIP, encoded by the exons ATGGACGGTGGTGCACCCACTCTCTCTGCTGATTCCGCCGCCGCCGCTGCAGCCGCCACCACAGCTAAGACAAAGACACAAACACCAGCATTAGCTAACGGAGCCGTTAAGCGAAGGAACGGCGGTAATAACCGAACGGAAGCAGCAGCTAACGGCGTTAAAGTGATGGCAGCGAAGAAGGCGTTGCATTACCATTCTTACTCTCGACCCTCGTTCTTGAAGTGGAGACTGCAGGATGCTGTATACGTGGCGACACACCATTGGATGCCGTGTTTGTTCGCGGTGGGCTTGCTGTTCTTCATGGCCGTGGAGTACACGCTCCGAATGgttcctccttcttctcctccgTTTGATTTGGGGTTCATCGCCACGCGCTCACTCCACCACCTGCTTCAAGATTCTCCTAATCTCAACACCGTTTTGGCCTTCCTCAATACG GTATTTGTGGGAATGCAAATGATTTATATCATGGGGGCATGGTTGATTGAAGGAAGACCAAGAGCAACAATCTCAGCACTATTCATGTTCACATGTCGTGGGATTTTGGGTTATTCCACACAGCTTCCATTGCCACAG GGATTTCTGGGTTCCGGGGTGGATTTCCCCGTTGGGAACGTAtcgttcttcttgttcttctccgGCCACGTGGCCGGATCAGTGATCGCGTCACTGGACATGAGGAGAATGAAGAGGCACGAGCTGGCTTGGTTGTTCGACGTGCTGAATTTGTTGCAAGCAGGGAGGTTGTTAGGGACAAGGGGCCATTACACCATTGATTTGGCAGTTGGTGTTGGTGCTGGGATTCTCTTTGATTCTCTTGCAGGCAAGTACGAGGAGTTTAGCCAGAGCAAGTTATTAAGTCTCAATGGTGATCATATCAATGGTGTTGCCAACCATACAAAACGAAATTTGATTCCATGA